A single genomic interval of Arthrobacter sp. NicSoilB8 harbors:
- a CDS encoding ABC transporter permease has product MTQLQSGATPTAASPSPGDNGSDGRGDGVSRPSSPGGQAAVSAVPAQARSLLATAWLRIRRSKIALLSLCVVVAIVLFAALAPFLSAWSGNDPFTSNTSPEVLDDFETPGLPLPGYMYPSEQHWLGVEPGLGRDLFARLAFGGQVSLTIALLSTAVSVFLGTVLGAAAGYFGGRTDAIISRIMDLFLAFPHLLLVLSLTPILQSRLRGTPLGQGSFLPMASLVIILGFFGWAYLARIVRGQVLSLREREFVEAARSFGASHLSVLFRQIIPNVMGVVLVYATMLIPTNISAEAALSFLGVGVKDPTPSWGQMLNAAQSGNWYLSDPWFLAVPGAMLIVTVLAFNLLGDAVRDALDPKASRH; this is encoded by the coding sequence ATGACCCAGCTCCAGTCCGGTGCCACACCAACTGCTGCGAGTCCGTCGCCCGGCGACAACGGCAGCGACGGAAGAGGCGACGGCGTCAGCCGCCCCTCGTCCCCCGGCGGCCAAGCCGCCGTCAGTGCTGTTCCCGCCCAGGCGCGGTCGCTGCTGGCGACGGCCTGGCTCAGGATCCGCAGGAGCAAGATCGCCCTGCTGAGCCTCTGTGTCGTCGTCGCGATCGTGCTGTTTGCGGCTCTCGCGCCTTTCCTCAGTGCCTGGTCCGGAAATGATCCCTTCACCTCCAACACCAGCCCTGAGGTGCTCGATGATTTCGAAACCCCTGGACTGCCGCTTCCCGGCTACATGTACCCCTCTGAGCAGCACTGGCTTGGCGTAGAACCCGGTCTGGGGCGGGATCTGTTCGCCCGGCTCGCCTTCGGCGGTCAGGTTTCCCTCACCATCGCCCTGCTGTCGACGGCCGTCTCAGTTTTCCTTGGAACTGTGCTCGGGGCAGCGGCCGGCTACTTCGGAGGAAGGACGGACGCGATCATCAGCCGCATCATGGATCTCTTCCTCGCCTTCCCGCACCTCTTGCTGGTCCTCTCACTGACGCCCATCCTTCAGTCCCGGCTGCGCGGCACGCCTTTGGGCCAAGGCAGCTTCCTGCCCATGGCCTCGCTGGTGATCATCCTGGGGTTCTTCGGCTGGGCGTACCTTGCCCGGATCGTCCGGGGCCAGGTCCTCAGCCTCCGGGAGCGTGAATTCGTTGAGGCGGCCCGCTCCTTCGGCGCCTCCCACCTCAGCGTGCTGTTTCGGCAGATCATCCCCAACGTGATGGGCGTCGTGCTGGTCTATGCCACCATGCTCATCCCCACCAACATCTCCGCGGAGGCCGCACTGTCCTTCCTCGGCGTCGGCGTCAAAGACCCCACGCCGTCGTGGGGCCAGATGCTCAACGCCGCCCAGTCCGGCAACTGGTACCTCAGCGATCCGTGGTTCCTGGCCGTCCCCGGCGCCATGCTGATCGTCACCGTCCTGGCGTTCAAC